The Deinococcus misasensis DSM 22328 sequence CCTTCCGTTTTGACTCGATGCCTCCACCTTTCCAAAAACAAATCCCTCTCTGACCAGAGAGGGATTTGCAAAACACCTGCTTTACTTTCGGTTCTTGGCCAGTTTCAGGTAATACTCGCTGCTGTCGTCCTCTGGATCGAGGGTTACGGCTTGCATGTAAGCCTGCACCGCACCAGAGTAATTTTTCTGTTCGTAGCGCACCCGTCCCAGCCATGCCCAGGCTTTCTGGTAATTGGGACTGAGGGTGGTGGCCTGTTTGAACAGGCTTTCTGCACCTTTCAGGTTTTTCTGCTGGTAGGCGGTGTAACCAGAGCGGTAGGCTTTGACGGCTTCCAGTCCATACTGGCTGGCCTCTGTGGCGTAATTGAGCCAGTAGGTGTTCTCGGGGGTCTGGCCTTCCAGTTCAGAGAGTTTCTGGTATCCGGCCAGAGCGGCTTTCACATCGCCCAGTTCAAAAGCGGTGCGGGCATAGTAACGCCAGCCTTCGGTGAACTCGGGTCCCAGTTCGGTGGTTTTCTTGAACAGGTTCAGGGCTTCGGTTTTCTGGTTTTCGCTGTAGGCACTGTATCCGCGCACAAAAGCCTGATTGACCTCCGGGCCAAATCTGGAAAGCCGGTCTCCCACATTCACAAAGTACTGGGCTTTGGAGTCGGTGGGATTGATGTCCAGCACTTCTTTCCATGCATTTTTGGCATTGGAGTAATCCCCGAGGTCCTGATAGGTTTCGGCCAGCAGGTAACGGGCTGGATAGTAATCCGGGGTGACTTCGATGGCCTGTTTGGCATATTGCAGGGCTTCTTGCAGATTGGGCTCGTTGCGATGGGCTGCGGTGAAAGCCAGATTGTGCAGGGCTTCAGAGTAACGCTTTTTCTCGTCTGCGCTCAGGTTGCCGACCTTCTGGAAGTCTTCCCATGCAGTCTTGGCTTTGATCCACCACTTCACATCGCTGTAGATGTTGGCCCGCAAACGCAAGACCTCTGGGGTTGGGGTCTGGTTTTTCAGTTCCTCAACCCGGTCCATCAGGCTTTTCCAGGTGGTGTTTCCGGTGGTTTTGGGGGCGGTTTTCAGGGCGTTCTGGTATTCGTTTTGCAGTTCAGAAAGGTTTTGCTGGGCGAATCCCTGTCCAAAAAGAAGTGCAGATGCAATCAGCCATTTTTTCATGGGTGTGGTCCTCCAGATGTTTTGAGAAAGGGCTTGTGGGAAGGGCTGGAATTGAGAAGCAAAAAGGCAGCTTTTTCAGGTGACGGGTCTCTCAGGTGACGGGTCTCTCAGGTGATGGGCAGCCCATCTGTGGAAGGCAGACGGGGAATGAATATCTCAAAGTATCCATACAAGATGAGCAGGACCAGAATGAACCCCATCAGAATCCTTTCCCAATTGATCTCTTTTTTCTCATCCTTGGGAACAGCGACAGGCACATCTTCCAGAGACATGCGTGGCAAGGGTGTGGTTTGCAGGCCGTAAATCACCTGTCCCTTGTACTCACCAAGCGGCACAAAACCCAGTTCTTGCAACTGCTGGTCGGTGATGGGGTGGTACAGGGTGACGGGCATGGGATAGGTGATGTTGTGTCCCACAGGAAGCCCTCGAATGTAGCGGATGGTCATTTGCAGGGCTTCCAGAGCATGCTCGGGTTGGTTGTGTTCTGCGTCCAGCATCAGGTGATGGATCCAGTAACTGCGGGTGTCGTTGACCCACCCGAGGGTGACCAGTCCGATCAATTTGCCTTCGCTTTTGATGCCATAAGCGAGGTATTGCAATTGGTTGGCTTGCAGCAATGCATACCAGTTGGGCGGATTGAGGTTTTCCTGTTCAGCAGGCAGTTTCAGTTGAATCAATTGTTCCCAGTTTTCCTGGGTGACAGGCGTCAGTGAAAGCGGCATACCAGAGTATACCTCAAAACTAAGCAAAGTTGAGCGTATTTAACTCAAGTTTTATTTTTCAAGCTTTGCAATTCTTCTTCCAATCGCTCAACACGGTCAATCAGGGCCACCAGCAAAATTGCATAGTGGTCATACAGTTTTGGTCTTTCCAGACGCTTTTCTCCGGCCATCCACTCGGAAAGCAGCGCTCTGGATTTCTCCAGCACCTCGTCTGAGGAGACCTCTTTCCAATTGCGGTCCTGCAGGATGGTTTTGGCAAAATTGATTTCTTTCACAGGTCCTCCTGACAAAAAAGAGAGGATGACAGGGCGTCATCCTCCAGAGCACAACACATTTTGGGACAGGCCACTGTAAGGCCAACAACTCAGGCTTTGGAAGAATGCTTGGGCGGAATCGGCATTCCACCCTTGGTGCCAGACATCCGCAACACCGTCTGGATGTCCTTGTTGCGTTTCAGGGCGTCTGCCAGCACGCTCAGGTCGTTGTTGCCACGCACGGTGGTTCTCAGGTAAATGTGGGCAATGCCTCCAGAGCCCACTCCCGCTGTCACATGCAGCACATTGCGGCGTTGCTCGGTGATCACCTGCAGCACCTCTGCAAGCAGGTTGGGTCGGTCGGTGCAGATGATGTCCAGATCCACAAGTTGCTCCACCTCATTGGAGGCAGACCAGGTGGCGTCCACACAGCGGTCTGGTTCGTCGCGCAGCAGGCGCTGCAGGTTTGGACAATCGGCGCGGTGCACGGAAACCCCACGCCCTCGGGTCAGGTAACCCATGATCTGGTCACCCACAATCGGGTTGCAACAGTGGGCCACTTTGGCGTCTGTGACCACCCCATCAATGATGATGCCCCCATCTTTCTGCTTGGGAGGGGCTTTGCGCTTGAGGGGTTGCTTGACCACAGGCTGGGTTTGTTCGGCTTCCAGTTGAGGGGCCAGCACCTTTGCCACGTTGGCAGGGTTCATGCGCCCCGAGTGGATTGCCAGATAAAGCTCGTCCGGGTTGCGGGATCCCAGCAGTTTCTCTGCCACATCTTCCAGCAACTTGGTTCGCATCAATTGACGAACCGCCAGATTGCGCTTTCTCAGGTAATTTTCCAACTGGTCGTGGCCATTTTGCAGGGCATCCTGACGCTCCTTGGTCCGGAAGAAATGCCGGATTTTGGTGCGGGCAGAACGGGTGACTGCAAAATTCATCCAGTCTTTGCTGGGGGTGGCGTTCTTGCTGGTCAGGATTTCCAGACGGTCCCCGTTTTGCAATTCGTAGTTCAGGGGAACAATCTGACCGTTGACGA is a genomic window containing:
- a CDS encoding tetratricopeptide repeat protein is translated as MKKWLIASALLFGQGFAQQNLSELQNEYQNALKTAPKTTGNTTWKSLMDRVEELKNQTPTPEVLRLRANIYSDVKWWIKAKTAWEDFQKVGNLSADEKKRYSEALHNLAFTAAHRNEPNLQEALQYAKQAIEVTPDYYPARYLLAETYQDLGDYSNAKNAWKEVLDINPTDSKAQYFVNVGDRLSRFGPEVNQAFVRGYSAYSENQKTEALNLFKKTTELGPEFTEGWRYYARTAFELGDVKAALAGYQKLSELEGQTPENTYWLNYATEASQYGLEAVKAYRSGYTAYQQKNLKGAESLFKQATTLSPNYQKAWAWLGRVRYEQKNYSGAVQAYMQAVTLDPEDDSSEYYLKLAKNRK